One Saccharomycodes ludwigii strain NBRC 1722 chromosome VI, whole genome shotgun sequence DNA segment encodes these proteins:
- a CDS encoding uncharacterized protein (similar to Saccharomyces cerevisiae YGR237C | putative protein of unknown function) — MSGSNATNILPPISSISAKTADPDIIPVVNHVSFDDLIPTLTDDQANLLLKSQQQYSLKNIPLSHPFLHVPPQNNPFYYAKKNRRWSSGSVDSVGTPLVKSKSSIPNSTGSSNNNGKSVKNHSSDQLKEHKSSNSNRFDDDFGYAPTRSITHNIADGFYYFSGNGNTYNNKGAADLGLNKISGGKRINKHSGTHSFSDSYDSSDNSDPSSNSISLISDDDDNDDDDDDDDDDDDDDDDDDDDDDDFVDSLVTSSYGRLPPPPTRSSLKLNTPGNMVQFPKNPETTMRFTEDPEATKRITEANTKVNSGNSTFISTGAFSNLNEIEDQPKKKKEEQEKAKLKLTNILYGNNNNNNSRKKKRLVDMTDEEIAELEKRLANSGSSTSDTNKLSNFQFNPDMMQDAKFLLADSDRRRQAKEVLQNIENSINNGSATGTHGNNNTTSLIPYPTRPCVDLNAVSMSIEHPEFQNIIKNNTKRTILIYISGRIHTWTSIDWYSNNNNGKNIETIANSGDHIVLFSTIPSDILINGDDGGTSAKSGTANIPTLGTGGAYDKNKKTSKKNPGIIINDLDLTSREIIRQIMKLYYDKLYLQKKIVKISFELVKQNESLKDIYAKLESLYRPDLQILTSVSLNYLTIKFNNGNVKLSNFVIKHSNVPTILIQHDYFKPIVIAAGNTNTVTSVAKGQNKKKISADWCDTLIKETCNNPYDMANSGTSMAVKEDADDEVMQYNPFNNDPNLSKKKRRFEKYGYIRPECNFYSGGVNTVASNDGNKNQDLLLPSLTKRRSNRSVIVRDEDDDDYNNGNKAYKVKSLINGYYNDDGSNNDKNNISIRQTKSATMASPLSSNSLAPNSAGGHNHVKRNKNKIKPKSKTSAAKSSEKKKGLGSFLKKTFKMKF, encoded by the coding sequence ATGTCAGGTAGTAATGCTACTAATATACTACCGCCTATTTCATCCATATCTGCCAAAACTGCTGACCCCGATATTATACCAGTGGTTAACCATGTATCCTTTGATGATTTAATACCAACCCTAACAGATGATCAAGCTAATTTGTTATTGAAAAGTCAACAACAGTATAGCCTCAAAAATATCCCGCTATCTCACCCTTTTCTGCATGTTCCACCACAAAATAATCCATTTTATTatgccaaaaaaaatagacgATGGAGTAGCGGTAGTGTTGATTCTGTAGGGACACCATTGgttaaaagtaaaagtaGCATACCCAACAGTACTGGAAgttccaataataatggtaaaagTGTTAAGAATCACAGTAGTGACCAACTTAAAGAGCACAAGAGTAGCAACAGTAACAGatttgatgatgattttggATACGCACCCACCAGAAGTATTACACATAATATAGCAGAtgggttttattatttttctggGAATGGCAAtacttataataataagggCGCCGCTGATTTGGGTTTGAATAAAATCAGTGGAGgtaaaagaattaataaGCATAGCGGAACTCATAGTTTTAGTGATAGTTATGATAGTTCCGACAATTCTGATCCAAGTAGCAACAGTATATCTTTAATAtcagatgatgatgataatgacgatgatgatgacgatgatgacgatgatgatgatgatgatgatgatgatgatgatgatgatgatgattttgttGATAGTTTGGTCACGTCTAGTTATGGTAGATTACCCCCACCGCCTACTAGATCCTCACTAAAACTAAATACCCCTGGTAACATGGTGCAGTTTCCAAAAAATCCGGAAACCACCATGAGGTTTACAGAGGATCCAGAAGCTACTAAGAGAATCACAGAAGCCAACACTAAAGTGAATAGTGGTAACAGCACATTTATATCTACTGGAgcattttcaaatttaaacGAAATTGAAGATCAGCctaaaaagaagaaggaagAACAAGAGAAGGCCAAACTGAAGTTAACCAATATACTttatggtaataataataataataattcgcggaaaaagaaaaggttGGTTGATATGACCGACGAGGAAATTGcagaattagaaaaaaggTTGGCAAatagtggtagtagcacATCTGATACCAATAAATTAAGTAATTTCCAGTTTAATCCTGATATGATGCAAGATGCTAAATTCCTACTAGCTGACTCAGATAGGCGGAGACAAGCTAAAGAAGTATTACAAAACATTGAgaatagtattaataatggtTCAGCAACTGGCACCCAtggtaacaataatacaaCTTCATTGATTCCTTATCCTACCAGGCCATGTGTAGATCTTAATGCTGTAAGCATGTCAATAGAACACCCTGagtttcaaaatataataaaaaataacaccaaAAGAactattttaatatatattagtgGCAGAATACATACCTGGACAAGTATAGATTGgtatagtaataacaataatggtaaaaatattgaaaccATTGCAAATAGTGGTGATCACATTGTTCTATTTAGTACAATACCATCcgatatattaataaatggAGATGATGGTGGTACTTCAGCGAAAAGTGGTACTGCTAATATCCCTACCCTTGGTACTGGCGGTGCCtatgataaaaacaaaaaaacaagcaaAAAGAATCCAGggattataataaatgaCCTCGATTTGACGAGCAGAGAAATAATACGtcaaataatgaaattgtATTATGATAAATTGTatttgcaaaaaaagattGTCAAGATAAGTTTTGAATTGGTTAAACAAAACGAATCGTTAAAGGATATTTATGCCAAATTGGAATCTTTGTACAGACCCGATTTACAAATTCTGACTTCAGTCagtttaaattatttaactaTTAAGTTTAATAATGGGAATGTGAAGTTGAGCAACTTTGTCATTAAGCATAGCAATGTACCCacaatattaatacaacatgattattttaaacCAATTGTTATTGCTGCTGGCAATACTAATACAGTAACAAGTGTGGCAAAGGGCCaaaacaagaagaaaatatcaGCTGATTGGTGCGATACTTTAATTAAGGAAACATGTAATAACCCATACGATATGGCTAATAGCGGCACTAGTATGGCTGTTAAAGAGGATGCGGATGACGAGGTAATGCAGTATAATccatttaataatgatcctaatttatcaaaaaagaaacgtaGATTTGAGAAGTATGGTTATATAAGACCAGAATGCAATTTTTATAGTGGGGGAGTCAACACAGTAGCAAGTAACGATGGCAATAAAAACcaagatttattattgccTTCATTGACCAAAAGAAGATCGAACAGAAGCGTAATTGTTCGCGATGAGgacgatgatgattataataatggtaacaaGGCTTATAAGGTTAAATCACTGATTAATGGTTattataatgatgatgggagtaataatgataaaaacaatatttctATTAGACAAACCAAGTCTGCTACTATGGCGTCACCACTTTCCTCAAACTCGTTGGCACCAAACTCGGCGGGCGGGCACAATCATGTAAAAAGGAACAAGAACAAGATTAAACCCAAGAGTAAGACTTCTGCGGCTAAAAGcagtgaaaaaaagaagggaCTGGGATcgtttttgaaaaagacgTTTAAAATGAAGTTTTAA
- the MIC26 gene encoding Mic26p (similar to Saccharomyces cerevisiae YGR235C | MIC26 | MItochondrial contact site and Cristae organizing system): MSDEPTANTAKKRIDFYQKPSISSIIPPSDQTISTVAGNGNDNSNLTLSKVVGTNYLVDGISIRINNKLTEFFHDIRTYWIQTIDQQLVKPISERSRVYYNYENQITSNISKLHTDKLENLLPGFGYIAVAFMTGSIITKRRSNVVIKFALPLVLSGIAFKYALPSTFNNTIDSLYNNVEKKIVSDEFLRKQTLYWNNLTQLNSRLKEKLNKATIFINGNYHSAVTLIKDWTGLNV; encoded by the coding sequence atgtctGACGAACCAACTGCTAACACtgccaaaaaaagaatagatttttatcaaaaaccATCTATTTCATCAATTATACCACCCTCTGATCAAACAATAAGCACAGTTGCTGGGAATGGCAATGATAACAGTAACTTAACATTATCTAAAGTAGTTGGTACTAATTATTTGGTAGATGGTATTTCAATtagaattaataataagttGACTGAATTTTTCCATGATATAAGAACCTATTGGATCCAAACCATAGATCAACAGCTGGTCAAACCAATTTCTGAAAGGTCTCGagtttattataattatgaaaatcaaataacTTCCAACATATCGAAATTGCATACAGATAAATTAGAAAATCTATTACCTGGCTTTGGATATATTGCCGTCGCATTTATGACTGGTTCCATTATCACTAAAAGACGTAGTAATGTCGTTATCAAATTTGCTTTGCCATTAGTATTATCTGGTATTGCATTTAAATATGCATTACCCAGCACTTTTAACAATACTATAGAttcattatataataatgtggaaaaaaaaattgttagcGATGAATTTTTAAGAAAACAAACATTATATTGGAACAATTTGACACAACTTAATAGCCGCTTGAAAGAAAAGTTGAACAAGGccactatttttattaatggaAATTATCACTCTGCTGTTACTTTGATTAAAGACTGGACTGGCTTAAACGTATAA
- the TDA11 gene encoding Tda11p (similar to Saccharomyces cerevisiae YHR159W | TDA11 | Topoisomerase I Damage Affected) codes for MNNNTSSPFSSSSATTAATTISNNGGENNVPTSPTNINATPNNRSHNVSNNVNNNTLRLKRSASMRKSLLVPLISPGRSSSFTHRYNDTNANNSNNNNNNSNNNNSNNNNSNNKTSPSRNSKKIRNSVSMSNLHGIANAHNNSTATNIYSTPKYHYSTNTTTTNNNFNDSVATNNVSHNVNGNEISPTLYKSGNIHNNSTPTVNNNFINKNKNRSRSSSLIITASSPPQQHIQMHNTFAHNSNAANIQRIPSNKRHLNNKIVGGNAAHASNSTVPYYSNNSSNIPAEDPPAADNTTSADNSNYIDDANETTTQIFTLLANKELEILEIKKKIEDLKRTLHLQEIQLNKGYRDLEILKRKASVELFKQHGSTTTTNNNNNNNNNNNNNNNTANTSTMSIDPNTSVDSQNTMNTVPSINIQKNKHNIKATNGKFSRTLNGANKLDFHSSGNGASNVGANTTFPSRKFSSTSSIEEKSEEDNGNQLYNDDNNNNTSNNTGRSRMSLYFNKGINLINQFDQMLQNELEKKIAWEDSISQEDVIPQPNEEKQQEHVNNQNPATNTDSPSIWSNFLNDMKAGLITTLDGNANDSIINGNNNKNDNCVDDAIELIDLHNDISISSINSTSSQPAINSGTNSDNANNNSSRIVTTATTTSKNKIKRSNTINPTTSASTKKDGGSYKYFSDI; via the coding sequence ATGAATAACAACACATCTAGccctttttcttcttcttctgctACTACCGCCGCTACCACTATTTCCAACAATGGTGGTGAAAATAACGTGCCTACTTCTCCCACTAATATTAACGCTACTCCTAACAATAGATCACATAATGTAAGTAATAATGTGAATAATAACACATTGCGTTTAAAAAGGTCAGCTAGTATGCGTAAATCGTTATTAGTGCCATTAATATCTCCAGGTAGAAGTTCCTCCTTCACCCATCGCTATAATGATACTAATGctaataacagtaataataataataacaatagtaataataacaatagtaataataataatagtaataataaaacttcaCCTTCTCGCAACAGCAAAAAGATCAGAAATAGTGTTTCAATGTCGAACTTGCATGGTATTGCCAATGCTCACAATAACAGTACGGCGACCAATATATATTCCACACCAAAGTACCACTATAGTACcaatactactactactaataataattttaacgATTCTGTTGCTACTAATAATGTTTCTCATAATGTTAATGGTAATGAAATATCACCTACTTTATACAAGAGCGgtaatattcataataacaGTACACCTACcgttaataataactttattaacaaaaataaaaatagaagtAGAAGTAGTAGTTTAATTATAACAGCTTCATCACCCCCACAACAACATATACAAATGCACAATACATTTGCTCATAATAGTAACGCTGCTAACATACAACGTATTCCTAGCAACAAAAGGCAcctaaataataaaatagttGGTGGTAATGCTGCACACGCTTCTAATTCTACTGTTCCatattattcaaataacAGCAGCAATATTCCTGCTGAAGATCCACCTGCCGCAGATAACACGACTTCTGCAGATAATAGCAATTATATAGATGACGCCAATGAAACAACCACACAAATATTTACTCTATTAGCAAATAAAGAGTTGGAGATTTtagaaatcaaaaaaaaaattgaagacTTAAAAAGGACTTTACACTTACAGGAAATCCAATTGAACAAAGGGTATAGAGAtttagaaattttaaagagGAAAGCCAGCGTAGAGCTTTTTAAGCAACATGGAAgtacaacaacaactaataataataataataataataataataataataataataataatactgccAACACTTCCACTATGAGTATCGACCCTAATACCAGTGTTGATTCGCAGAATACAATGAATACAGTGCCATCCATTAacatccaaaaaaataaacacaaTATTAAAGCTACCAATGGCAAATTCTCAAGAACGTTGAATGGTGCCAATAAATTGGACTTTCATAGCTCTGGGAATGGTGCATCTAATGTCGGTGCTAATACAACATTCCCTAGTAGGAAATTTAGTTCTACCTCATCAATTGAGGAAAAGTCTGAAGAGGATAATGGTAATCAACTatataatgatgataataataataatactagtaataatacGGGCCGTAGCAGAATGTCTTTATACTTTAACAAAGGTATTAATTTAATCAACCAATTTGATCAAATGCTACAAAACGAattagagaaaaaaattgcatGGGAGGATTCAATATCACAAGAAGATGTAATACCGCAACCGaatgaagaaaaacaacagGAGCATGTTAACAACCAAAATCCCGCAACTAATACTGATTCTCCCTCTATATGGAGTAATTTCTTGAATGATATGAAAGCTGGGTTAATTACTACATTAGACGGGAATGCTAATGATAGCATTataaatggtaataataataaaaatgataattgTGTTGATGATGCTATAGAATTAATTGACTTACATAATGATATTAGTATCAGTAGTATTAACAGTACTTCGTCCCAGCCGGCTATTAATTCCGGTACTAATTCCGATAATGCTAATAACAATTCAAGCAGAATTGTGACTACAGCCACAACTACCAGTaagaacaaaataaaaagaagcAATACTATTAATCCAACTACTTCTGCCTCTACCAAGAAAGATGGAGGTAgctacaaatatttttcggatatataa
- the PEX21 gene encoding Pex21p (similar to Saccharomyces cerevisiae YGR239C | PEX21 | PEroXin (paralog of YHR160C | PEX18)) gives MSVACTVASNPFYQISQKSNNATIVPKTTSKLIQNQNQKQGHLLSINTNNATSINPFMNHSNISANVPPSNTAAIKNNDNWLFQFQQMSVIDPVECSDNYKSLYAQYEGKSLNNTTTTRENFNAGNNIMMMQKYQNYANTIAPTTKTAYDSVNEDFSVVDAELESMMALQPDQSVIGEVDQDQLLFKNAAVSIVNITNTDSNISNTNSQFSTDTTAKFKRSKFLGLMRRISDEDVTLKRHNCEQSSNNTNNAKYDSLYSSELNECVGDEYITIPDKLN, from the coding sequence ATGTCTGTAGCTTGTACTGTCGCTAGTAATCCGTTTTATCAAATATCTCAAAAAAGCAACAATGCTACCATCGTTCCCAAAACTACTTCTAAATTAATACAAAATCAAAACCAAAAACAGGGCCATTTACTTTCAatcaatactaataatgcCACATCTATTAACCCTTTCATGAACCACTCTAATATTTCCGCAAATGTACCACCTTCTAACACCGCTgccattaaaaataacgatAACTGGTTATTCCAATTCCAACAGATGAGTGTTATCGATCCAGTGGAGTGTAGCGATAATTATAAAAGCTTGTATGCGCAATATGAAGGGAAAAGTcttaataatactactacAACCAGAGAAAATTTTAACGCTGGCAACaatataatgatgatgcaaaaatatcaaaactATGCCAATACTATTGCCCCTACCACTAAAACTGCATATGATAGTGTGAATGAGGATTTTTCTGTGGTTGATGCTGAACTGGAGAGCATGATGGCGTTACAACCAGATCAAAGTGTTATTGGTGAAGTTGATCAAGATCaacttttgtttaaaaatgcGGCTGTTTCTATAGTCAATATAACAAATACTGATTCTAATATCAGTAATACTAATTCTCAGTTTAGTACGGATACTACtgcaaaatttaaaagaagtaAGTTTTTAGGATTAATGAGAAGAATAAGCGATGAGGACGTTACATTAAAGAGGCACAACTGTGAACAATCTAGTAATAACACTAATAATGCTAAATACGATTCTTTATATTCTAGTGAGCTTAATGAGTGTGTAGGTGATGAATATATTACTATTCCTGATAAacttaattaa
- the PFK1 gene encoding 6-phosphofructokinase subunit alpha (similar to Saccharomyces cerevisiae YGR240C | PFK1 | PhosphoFructoKinase) — MSSADTPINVVDDTISYSNTSEDLVYGLAFRSVATHDPHLYHETIKFYHKLGFSTIKVYDKFKNGQNLLLSNGTSKDSLKETWLESFKLSELDKDGFRIPQQEAKLGHKSDGALLKIRLISIEASKSINVNTSSISYFSAALEKQASLLSALPKSKKISNDLYEVVDPLDNVVYLTNSVNGVTNEKLSEDYFLHPNVPSPSSSGSSEDVKQAASVLLNKNAPKKKKIAVMTSGGDSPGMNASVRAVVRAGIYYGCDVYAVYEGYKGLLEGGSLLKKMEWSDVRGYLSEGGTLIGTARCMEFRERWGRKQAAKNLITEGIDALVVCGGDGSLTGADLFRHEWPSLLEELVSDKVFTEQDIEPYKHLNIVGLVGSIDNDMSGTDSTIGAFSALERIIEMVDYIDETAKSHSRAFVVEVMGRHCGWLALMAGIATGADYIFIPERAPKCGEWQKELKEVCQRHRDKGRRNNTVIVAEGAIDDQLNPITSENVKDVLVEMGLDTRVTILGHVQRGGTAVAHDRWLGTMQGVEAVKAILEMTPETPSPLIGIRENKIITMPLVESVKLTKEVASSIDNKDFDKAISLRDSEFIELYEDFIATTVKDGDSQLLPENERLNIAVVHVGAPTAALNAATRAATLYCLTKGHTVYGILNGFSGLITTGDVTELKWEDVENWHNLGGSELGTNRSTPSEDLGTVAYHFQKNKFDGCIIIGGFEGYVSLKQLHDARTNYPIFNIPIVLIPSTISNNVPGTEYSLGTDTCLNALVNYTDTVKQSASATRKRAFVVEVQGGHSGYIASYTGLVSGAVSVYTPEKKLNLSYIEEDIKLLKENFKHDQGENKSGKILIRNELASKVYTTELIGDIIDENSGGVFGVRTAIPGHVQQGGKPSSKDRIVSARFAIKCVKFIEECNRSANKAAAGEVTDSQILRFHYTNKGVKIYNVENEDGTAAVISVNGSHVTFKPISIVWDKETNVELRKGDVIHWEEFNTIGDILSGRLMLRKELDAESS, encoded by the coding sequence ATGTCATCGGCAGATACTCCTATTAACGTTGTTGATGATACTATTTCATACAGCAACACAAGCGAAGATTTAGTGTATGGCTTAGCATTCCGCTCAGTTGCCACACATGATCCACATTTATACCACGAAACAATTAAGTTTTATCACAAATTAGGCTTTTCCACAATCAAGGTCTATGATAAGTTCAAGAACGGCCAGAACTTATTACTAAGCAACGGTACTTCAAAGGATTCTTTAAAGGAAACTTGGTTGGAAAGTTTCAAGTTAAGTGAATTGGACAAAGATGGATTTAGAATTCCTCAACAAGAAGCCAAGCTGGGTCACAAAAGTGACGGTGCTTTGTTGAAGATTAGATTAATTTCAATAGAAGCCAGCAAATCCATTAATGTTAACACCAGTTCTATTTCCTACTTCAGTGCTGCATTGGAAAAGCAAGCAAGTTTGTTGTCTGCTCTACCAAAgtccaaaaaaattagcaaCGATCTTTACGAAGTCGTTGACCCATTGGATAATGTTGTTTACTTGACTAATTCGGTTAACGGTGTGACCAATGAAAAGTTATCTGAGGATTATTTCTTACATCCAAATGTTCCTTCTCCTAGCTCTTCAGGTAGTTCGGAAGACGTGAAGCAAGCTGCTTCcgttttattaaacaaaaatgctcctaaaaagaagaagatagCTGTTATGACCTCTGGTGGTGATTCTCCAGGTATGAATGCCTCTGTCAGAGCAGTTGTTCGTGCTGGTATTTATTATGGTTGTGATGTATATGCGGTTTATGAAGGTTACAAGGGGTTGTTAGAAGGTGGCtctttattgaaaaagatgGAGTGGAGCGATGTTAGAGGGTACTTGAGTGAAGGTGGTACTCTTATTGGTACTGCCCGTTGTATGGAATTTAGGGAGAGATGGGGACGTAAGCAAGCTGctaaaaatttgattaCTGAAGGTATTGATGCTTTAGTTGTCTGTGGTGGTGATGGTTCATTGACTGGTGCCGATTTGTTTAGACATGAATGGCCATCTTTATTGGAAGAGCTAGTTAGTGACAAAGTTTTCACCGAACAAGATATCGAACCATACAAACATTTGAACATTGTTGGTTTGGTTGGTTCTATCGACAACGATATGAGTGGTACTGATTCTACAATTGGTGCCTTTAGTGCTTTGGAAAGAATTATAGAGATGGTTGATTACATTGACGAAACAGCTAAATCTCATTCTAGAGCCTTTGTTGTTGAAGTGATGGGTAGACATTGTGGTTGGTTGGCTTTGATGGCTGGTATTGCCACTGGTGCTGATTATATCTTTATTCCAGAAAGAGCACCTAAATGCGGTGAGTGGCAAAAGGAGTTGAAGGAGGTTTGTCAAAGACACAGAGACAAGGGGAGAAGAAACAATACTGTTATTGTTGCTGAAGGTGCTATTGATGATCAATTGAACCCTATTACCAGTGAAAATGTCAAAGATGTGTTGGTCGAGATGGGACTGGACACCAGAGTCACCATTTTGGGACATGTTCAAAGAGGTGGTACTGCAGTTGCCCACGACAGATGGTTGGGTACTATGCAAGGTGTCGAAGCTGTCAAGGCTATTCTGGAAATGACACCAGAGACACCATCGCCATTGATTGGTATCAGGGAAAACAAGATTATCACAATGCCATTGGTTGAGAGTGTTAAGTTGACCAAGGAGGTTGCTTCTTCTATTGATAATAAGGACTTTGACAAGGCCATTTCTTTGAGAGATAGtgaatttattgaattgtATGAAGACTTTATCGCCACTACTGTCAAGGATGGGGATTCTCAATTGTTGCCTGAAAATGAAAGATTGAACATAGCTGTTGTTCATGTTGGTGCACCAACAGCTGCTTTGAATGCTGCCACCAGGGCTGCTACATTGTACTGTTTGACAAAGGGTCACACAGTGTACGGTATATTAAACGGTTTCAGTGGTTTAATTACGACTGGTGATGTCACTGAATTGAAGTGGGAAGATGTTGAAAACTGGCATAATCTAGGTGGTAGTGAGTTAGGTACCAATAGATCAACACCATCAGAAGACTTAGGTACAGTTGCTTATcactttcaaaaaaataaatttgacGGGTGTATTATCATTGGTGGGTTTGAAGGTTATGTTTCATTGAAACAGTTGCATGATGCTAGAACAAACTACCCAATCTTCAATATTCCAATTGTTTTAATCCCAAGTACTATATCCAATAACGTTCCAGGTACCGAGTACTCTTTGGGTACGGATACTTGTCTAAACGCTTTGGTTAACTATACCGATACTGTTAAGCAAAGTGCCAGTGCCACAAGAAAGAGAGCCTTTGTTGTTGAGGTTCAAGGTGGACACAGTGGTTATATAGCCTCATATACCGGGTTGGTTAGCGGTGCTGTTTCTGTTTATACACCAGAAAAGAAGTTGAACTTGTCTTATATTGAAGAAGATATCAAGTTGTTGAAAGAAAATTTCAAACATGACCAAGGTGAAAACAAGAGCGGTAAGATTTTGATTAGAAATGAATTAGCTAGCAAAGTCTATACTACTGAGTTGATTGGAGATATCATTGACGAAAACAGTGGAGGTGTGTTTGGGGTTAGAACAGCTATTCCCGGACATGTTCAACAAGGTGGTAAGCCAAGTAGTAAAGATAGAATTGTCTCTGCTAGGTTTGCTATTAAGTGtgttaaatttattgagGAATGTAACAGAAGTGCTAACAAAGCCGCTGCTGGAGAAGTTACTGACTCTCAAATATTAAGATTCCATTATACTAACAAGGGTGTTAAGATATATAATGTGGAGAACGAAGACGGCACGGCTGCAGTTATCTCAGTGAATGGGTCGCACGTTACTTTCAAGCCAATCTCTATTGTTTGGGATAAGGAAACTAATGTTGAATTAAGAAAAGGTGACGTGATCCACTGGGAAGAGTTCAATACAATTGGAGACATTTTATCCGGTAGATTGATGCTTAGAAAAGAGCTAGATGCAGAATCTTCTTGA